One segment of Chionomys nivalis chromosome 1, mChiNiv1.1, whole genome shotgun sequence DNA contains the following:
- the Eif2b4 gene encoding translation initiation factor eIF-2B subunit delta isoform X3, translating to MAAVAVAVREESRSEMKTELSPRPGAAGREMTQEEKLQLRKEKKQQKKKRKEEKGADQNAGSTVSAAQRQVDPTRELPGPGSQSGGTAGEKVPAGRSKAELRAERRAKQEAERALKQARKGEQEGPPPQACPSTAGEASAGVKRLPEPTQVDDPSPLRRLIRKPERQQVPTRKDYGSKVSLFSHLPQYSRQNSLTQYMSIPSSVIHPAMVRLGLQYSQGLISGSNARCIALLHTLQQVIQDYTTPPSEELSRDLINKLKPYISFLAQCRPLSASMCNTIKFLNKEITGMSSSKREEEAKSELREAIDRYMQEKIVLAAQAISRFASKKISNGDVILVYGCSSLVSRILQEAWVEGKQFRVVVVDSRPRLEGRHMLRSLVRAGVPTSYLLIPAASYVLPEVSKVLLGAHALLANGSVMSRVGTAQLALVARAHNVPVLVCCETYKFCERVQTDAFVSNELDDPDDLQCKRGEQVVLANWQNHPSLRLLNLVYDVTPPELVDLVITELGMIPCSSVPVVLRVKSSDQ from the exons ATGGCTGCGGTGGCGGTGGCCGTTCGCGAAG AGTCCAGATCCGAGATGAAAACAGAACTTTCTCCTCGGCCAGGG GCAGCGGGGCGGGAGATGACCCAAGAAGAGAAGCTTCAGCttcgaaaagaaaagaaacagcagaagAAGAAGcggaaggaggaaaagggggcAGACCAAAACGCTGGCTCTACCGTATCTGCAGCTCAGCGGCAAG TAGACCCAACCAGAGAACTCCCAGGACCCGGTAGTCAGTCGGGAGGCACTGCTGGGGAGAAAGTTCCAGCTGGCCGGAGTAAGGCCGAACTTCGTGCTGAAAGGAGAgccaagcaggaggcagagcgGGCCCTGAAACAGGCAAGGAAAGGGGAACAAGAAGGGCCCCCTCCTCAGGCCTGCCCCAGTACAGCTGGAGAAGCCTCCGCAG GTGTGAAGCGCCTCCCGGAGCCCACCCAGGTCGACGACCCCTCACCTCTGAGGAGGCTTATTAGAAAGCCAGAGCGACAACAG GTTCCTACACGAAAGGATTATGGATCCAAAGTCAGTCTCTTCTCCCACCTACCCCAGTACAGCAGACAAAACTCCTTGACCCAGTACATGAG CATCCCATCCTCTGTGATCCACCCAGCCATGGTGCGACTTGGTCTGCAGTACTCCCAGGGTCTCATCAGTGGCTCCAATGCCCGGTGCATCGCACTCCTCCACACCTTGCAGCAG GTGATTCAGGATTACACAACACCTCCCAGTGAGGAACTCTCCAGGGAtcttataaataaactaaaacccTACATCAG CTTCCTGGCCCAGTGCCGCCCCCTGTCGGCAAGCATGTGCAACACCATCAAGTTCCTTAACAAGGAAATCACTGGCATGAGCAGCTCCAAGCGGGAAGAGGAG GCCAAGTCAGAACTTAGAGAAGCCATCGATCGGTATATGCAAGAGAAGATCGTGCTTGCAGCTCAGGCAATTTCACGATTTGCTTCTAAGAAGATCAGTAATGGGGACGTGATCCTGGTATATGGATG CTCCTCTCTAGTGTCACGGATTCTTCAGGAAGCATGGGTTGAGGGTAAGCAGTTtcgagtggtggtggtggacagCCGGCCCCGACTTGAGGGAAGGCACATGCTCCGTTCTCTTGTCCGTGCCGGGGTCCCAACTTCCTACCTGCTGATTCCTGCAGCCTCCTATGTGCTCCCAGAG GTTTCCAAGGTGCTATTGGGAGCTCACGCACTCCTGGCCAATGGATCTGTGATGTCTCGGGTAGGGACAGCACAGTTGGCCCTCGTAGCTCGAGCACATAATGTTCCAGTACTGGTCTGCTGTGAAACATACAAGTTCTGTGAACGTGTGCAGACTGATGCCTTTGTCTCTAACGAGCTAG ATGACCCTGATGATCTGCAGTGTAAGCGAGGAGAACAGGTGGTCTTGGCGAACTGGCAGAACCATCCATCGCTCCGGTTATTGAATCTGGTCTATGACGTGACTCCTCCTGAGCTTGTGGATCTGGTGATCACAGAATTGGGCATGATCCCTTGTAGCTCTGTGCCTGTTGTCCTTCGAGTCAAGAGCAGTGACCAGTGA
- the Eif2b4 gene encoding translation initiation factor eIF-2B subunit delta isoform X4, with protein sequence MAAVAVAVREESRSEMKTELSPRPGAAGREMTQEEKLQLRKEKKQQKKKRKEEKGADQNAGSTVSAAQRQDPTRELPGPGSQSGGTAGEKVPAGRSKAELRAERRAKQEAERALKQARKGEQEGPPPQACPSTAGEASAGVKRLPEPTQVDDPSPLRRLIRKPERQQVPTRKDYGSKVSLFSHLPQYSRQNSLTQYMSIPSSVIHPAMVRLGLQYSQGLISGSNARCIALLHTLQQVIQDYTTPPSEELSRDLINKLKPYISFLAQCRPLSASMCNTIKFLNKEITGMSSSKREEEAKSELREAIDRYMQEKIVLAAQAISRFASKKISNGDVILVYGCSSLVSRILQEAWVEGKQFRVVVVDSRPRLEGRHMLRSLVRAGVPTSYLLIPAASYVLPEVSKVLLGAHALLANGSVMSRVGTAQLALVARAHNVPVLVCCETYKFCERVQTDAFVSNELDDPDDLQCKRGEQVVLANWQNHPSLRLLNLVYDVTPPELVDLVITELGMIPCSSVPVVLRVKSSDQ encoded by the exons ATGGCTGCGGTGGCGGTGGCCGTTCGCGAAG AGTCCAGATCCGAGATGAAAACAGAACTTTCTCCTCGGCCAGGG GCAGCGGGGCGGGAGATGACCCAAGAAGAGAAGCTTCAGCttcgaaaagaaaagaaacagcagaagAAGAAGcggaaggaggaaaagggggcAGACCAAAACGCTGGCTCTACCGTATCTGCAGCTCAGCGGCAAG ACCCAACCAGAGAACTCCCAGGACCCGGTAGTCAGTCGGGAGGCACTGCTGGGGAGAAAGTTCCAGCTGGCCGGAGTAAGGCCGAACTTCGTGCTGAAAGGAGAgccaagcaggaggcagagcgGGCCCTGAAACAGGCAAGGAAAGGGGAACAAGAAGGGCCCCCTCCTCAGGCCTGCCCCAGTACAGCTGGAGAAGCCTCCGCAG GTGTGAAGCGCCTCCCGGAGCCCACCCAGGTCGACGACCCCTCACCTCTGAGGAGGCTTATTAGAAAGCCAGAGCGACAACAG GTTCCTACACGAAAGGATTATGGATCCAAAGTCAGTCTCTTCTCCCACCTACCCCAGTACAGCAGACAAAACTCCTTGACCCAGTACATGAG CATCCCATCCTCTGTGATCCACCCAGCCATGGTGCGACTTGGTCTGCAGTACTCCCAGGGTCTCATCAGTGGCTCCAATGCCCGGTGCATCGCACTCCTCCACACCTTGCAGCAG GTGATTCAGGATTACACAACACCTCCCAGTGAGGAACTCTCCAGGGAtcttataaataaactaaaacccTACATCAG CTTCCTGGCCCAGTGCCGCCCCCTGTCGGCAAGCATGTGCAACACCATCAAGTTCCTTAACAAGGAAATCACTGGCATGAGCAGCTCCAAGCGGGAAGAGGAG GCCAAGTCAGAACTTAGAGAAGCCATCGATCGGTATATGCAAGAGAAGATCGTGCTTGCAGCTCAGGCAATTTCACGATTTGCTTCTAAGAAGATCAGTAATGGGGACGTGATCCTGGTATATGGATG CTCCTCTCTAGTGTCACGGATTCTTCAGGAAGCATGGGTTGAGGGTAAGCAGTTtcgagtggtggtggtggacagCCGGCCCCGACTTGAGGGAAGGCACATGCTCCGTTCTCTTGTCCGTGCCGGGGTCCCAACTTCCTACCTGCTGATTCCTGCAGCCTCCTATGTGCTCCCAGAG GTTTCCAAGGTGCTATTGGGAGCTCACGCACTCCTGGCCAATGGATCTGTGATGTCTCGGGTAGGGACAGCACAGTTGGCCCTCGTAGCTCGAGCACATAATGTTCCAGTACTGGTCTGCTGTGAAACATACAAGTTCTGTGAACGTGTGCAGACTGATGCCTTTGTCTCTAACGAGCTAG ATGACCCTGATGATCTGCAGTGTAAGCGAGGAGAACAGGTGGTCTTGGCGAACTGGCAGAACCATCCATCGCTCCGGTTATTGAATCTGGTCTATGACGTGACTCCTCCTGAGCTTGTGGATCTGGTGATCACAGAATTGGGCATGATCCCTTGTAGCTCTGTGCCTGTTGTCCTTCGAGTCAAGAGCAGTGACCAGTGA
- the Eif2b4 gene encoding translation initiation factor eIF-2B subunit delta isoform X2, whose product MPTQQPTAPTSLPKPSRSLSGSLCALFSDAESRSEMKTELSPRPGAAGREMTQEEKLQLRKEKKQQKKKRKEEKGADQNAGSTVSAAQRQDPTRELPGPGSQSGGTAGEKVPAGRSKAELRAERRAKQEAERALKQARKGEQEGPPPQACPSTAGEASAGVKRLPEPTQVDDPSPLRRLIRKPERQQVPTRKDYGSKVSLFSHLPQYSRQNSLTQYMSIPSSVIHPAMVRLGLQYSQGLISGSNARCIALLHTLQQVIQDYTTPPSEELSRDLINKLKPYISFLAQCRPLSASMCNTIKFLNKEITGMSSSKREEEAKSELREAIDRYMQEKIVLAAQAISRFASKKISNGDVILVYGCSSLVSRILQEAWVEGKQFRVVVVDSRPRLEGRHMLRSLVRAGVPTSYLLIPAASYVLPEVSKVLLGAHALLANGSVMSRVGTAQLALVARAHNVPVLVCCETYKFCERVQTDAFVSNELDDPDDLQCKRGEQVVLANWQNHPSLRLLNLVYDVTPPELVDLVITELGMIPCSSVPVVLRVKSSDQ is encoded by the exons ATGCCAACCCAGCAGCCTACTGCGCCGACAAGTCTCCCCAAGCCCTCCCGGAGCCTCTCTGGCTCACTTTGTGCCCTGTTTTCTGATGCAGAGTCCAGATCCGAGATGAAAACAGAACTTTCTCCTCGGCCAGGG GCAGCGGGGCGGGAGATGACCCAAGAAGAGAAGCTTCAGCttcgaaaagaaaagaaacagcagaagAAGAAGcggaaggaggaaaagggggcAGACCAAAACGCTGGCTCTACCGTATCTGCAGCTCAGCGGCAAG ACCCAACCAGAGAACTCCCAGGACCCGGTAGTCAGTCGGGAGGCACTGCTGGGGAGAAAGTTCCAGCTGGCCGGAGTAAGGCCGAACTTCGTGCTGAAAGGAGAgccaagcaggaggcagagcgGGCCCTGAAACAGGCAAGGAAAGGGGAACAAGAAGGGCCCCCTCCTCAGGCCTGCCCCAGTACAGCTGGAGAAGCCTCCGCAG GTGTGAAGCGCCTCCCGGAGCCCACCCAGGTCGACGACCCCTCACCTCTGAGGAGGCTTATTAGAAAGCCAGAGCGACAACAG GTTCCTACACGAAAGGATTATGGATCCAAAGTCAGTCTCTTCTCCCACCTACCCCAGTACAGCAGACAAAACTCCTTGACCCAGTACATGAG CATCCCATCCTCTGTGATCCACCCAGCCATGGTGCGACTTGGTCTGCAGTACTCCCAGGGTCTCATCAGTGGCTCCAATGCCCGGTGCATCGCACTCCTCCACACCTTGCAGCAG GTGATTCAGGATTACACAACACCTCCCAGTGAGGAACTCTCCAGGGAtcttataaataaactaaaacccTACATCAG CTTCCTGGCCCAGTGCCGCCCCCTGTCGGCAAGCATGTGCAACACCATCAAGTTCCTTAACAAGGAAATCACTGGCATGAGCAGCTCCAAGCGGGAAGAGGAG GCCAAGTCAGAACTTAGAGAAGCCATCGATCGGTATATGCAAGAGAAGATCGTGCTTGCAGCTCAGGCAATTTCACGATTTGCTTCTAAGAAGATCAGTAATGGGGACGTGATCCTGGTATATGGATG CTCCTCTCTAGTGTCACGGATTCTTCAGGAAGCATGGGTTGAGGGTAAGCAGTTtcgagtggtggtggtggacagCCGGCCCCGACTTGAGGGAAGGCACATGCTCCGTTCTCTTGTCCGTGCCGGGGTCCCAACTTCCTACCTGCTGATTCCTGCAGCCTCCTATGTGCTCCCAGAG GTTTCCAAGGTGCTATTGGGAGCTCACGCACTCCTGGCCAATGGATCTGTGATGTCTCGGGTAGGGACAGCACAGTTGGCCCTCGTAGCTCGAGCACATAATGTTCCAGTACTGGTCTGCTGTGAAACATACAAGTTCTGTGAACGTGTGCAGACTGATGCCTTTGTCTCTAACGAGCTAG ATGACCCTGATGATCTGCAGTGTAAGCGAGGAGAACAGGTGGTCTTGGCGAACTGGCAGAACCATCCATCGCTCCGGTTATTGAATCTGGTCTATGACGTGACTCCTCCTGAGCTTGTGGATCTGGTGATCACAGAATTGGGCATGATCCCTTGTAGCTCTGTGCCTGTTGTCCTTCGAGTCAAGAGCAGTGACCAGTGA
- the Eif2b4 gene encoding translation initiation factor eIF-2B subunit delta isoform X1, which translates to MPTQQPTAPTSLPKPSRSLSGSLCALFSDAESRSEMKTELSPRPGAAGREMTQEEKLQLRKEKKQQKKKRKEEKGADQNAGSTVSAAQRQVDPTRELPGPGSQSGGTAGEKVPAGRSKAELRAERRAKQEAERALKQARKGEQEGPPPQACPSTAGEASAGVKRLPEPTQVDDPSPLRRLIRKPERQQVPTRKDYGSKVSLFSHLPQYSRQNSLTQYMSIPSSVIHPAMVRLGLQYSQGLISGSNARCIALLHTLQQVIQDYTTPPSEELSRDLINKLKPYISFLAQCRPLSASMCNTIKFLNKEITGMSSSKREEEAKSELREAIDRYMQEKIVLAAQAISRFASKKISNGDVILVYGCSSLVSRILQEAWVEGKQFRVVVVDSRPRLEGRHMLRSLVRAGVPTSYLLIPAASYVLPEVSKVLLGAHALLANGSVMSRVGTAQLALVARAHNVPVLVCCETYKFCERVQTDAFVSNELDDPDDLQCKRGEQVVLANWQNHPSLRLLNLVYDVTPPELVDLVITELGMIPCSSVPVVLRVKSSDQ; encoded by the exons ATGCCAACCCAGCAGCCTACTGCGCCGACAAGTCTCCCCAAGCCCTCCCGGAGCCTCTCTGGCTCACTTTGTGCCCTGTTTTCTGATGCAGAGTCCAGATCCGAGATGAAAACAGAACTTTCTCCTCGGCCAGGG GCAGCGGGGCGGGAGATGACCCAAGAAGAGAAGCTTCAGCttcgaaaagaaaagaaacagcagaagAAGAAGcggaaggaggaaaagggggcAGACCAAAACGCTGGCTCTACCGTATCTGCAGCTCAGCGGCAAG TAGACCCAACCAGAGAACTCCCAGGACCCGGTAGTCAGTCGGGAGGCACTGCTGGGGAGAAAGTTCCAGCTGGCCGGAGTAAGGCCGAACTTCGTGCTGAAAGGAGAgccaagcaggaggcagagcgGGCCCTGAAACAGGCAAGGAAAGGGGAACAAGAAGGGCCCCCTCCTCAGGCCTGCCCCAGTACAGCTGGAGAAGCCTCCGCAG GTGTGAAGCGCCTCCCGGAGCCCACCCAGGTCGACGACCCCTCACCTCTGAGGAGGCTTATTAGAAAGCCAGAGCGACAACAG GTTCCTACACGAAAGGATTATGGATCCAAAGTCAGTCTCTTCTCCCACCTACCCCAGTACAGCAGACAAAACTCCTTGACCCAGTACATGAG CATCCCATCCTCTGTGATCCACCCAGCCATGGTGCGACTTGGTCTGCAGTACTCCCAGGGTCTCATCAGTGGCTCCAATGCCCGGTGCATCGCACTCCTCCACACCTTGCAGCAG GTGATTCAGGATTACACAACACCTCCCAGTGAGGAACTCTCCAGGGAtcttataaataaactaaaacccTACATCAG CTTCCTGGCCCAGTGCCGCCCCCTGTCGGCAAGCATGTGCAACACCATCAAGTTCCTTAACAAGGAAATCACTGGCATGAGCAGCTCCAAGCGGGAAGAGGAG GCCAAGTCAGAACTTAGAGAAGCCATCGATCGGTATATGCAAGAGAAGATCGTGCTTGCAGCTCAGGCAATTTCACGATTTGCTTCTAAGAAGATCAGTAATGGGGACGTGATCCTGGTATATGGATG CTCCTCTCTAGTGTCACGGATTCTTCAGGAAGCATGGGTTGAGGGTAAGCAGTTtcgagtggtggtggtggacagCCGGCCCCGACTTGAGGGAAGGCACATGCTCCGTTCTCTTGTCCGTGCCGGGGTCCCAACTTCCTACCTGCTGATTCCTGCAGCCTCCTATGTGCTCCCAGAG GTTTCCAAGGTGCTATTGGGAGCTCACGCACTCCTGGCCAATGGATCTGTGATGTCTCGGGTAGGGACAGCACAGTTGGCCCTCGTAGCTCGAGCACATAATGTTCCAGTACTGGTCTGCTGTGAAACATACAAGTTCTGTGAACGTGTGCAGACTGATGCCTTTGTCTCTAACGAGCTAG ATGACCCTGATGATCTGCAGTGTAAGCGAGGAGAACAGGTGGTCTTGGCGAACTGGCAGAACCATCCATCGCTCCGGTTATTGAATCTGGTCTATGACGTGACTCCTCCTGAGCTTGTGGATCTGGTGATCACAGAATTGGGCATGATCCCTTGTAGCTCTGTGCCTGTTGTCCTTCGAGTCAAGAGCAGTGACCAGTGA